GAGAAAACTTTGAATCATAAAATTCATTCAAAAAATCAATCAGGAAGTTAGGGCACAAATCATAAAGAGTTTTCATTTCTGCTCCATCATAATCAAAGTTCTGGCTATTCTTAAAGTTGGAAAAATAAACTTGTTTCAAAAAATTCAAATTTGAACTGAACTTATCGCTATGCTTTGATATAAATTCCCATCCAAATGAAATTTTTGCTTTATTGGTTTGAATTTTTTCAAGCAGTATCGAAGCCACCTTTGTATAAATATTCCTGTTGGCATTTCTTACTTTTCCTGAAAACCACCCTTTAATTACATCAAAAATATTTGGTTGATAATGATAATTAGCAAGAAAGTCTAAATTAAAAAAGAACCAACTCCCCTCGATCTGTTTAATACATTTGAACAATTGCTTAGTATAAAAAGCATTGGCATATTTTCCTTTGAGTTGTCTGAAAAATGCAAATTTCCAATGGAGAATACTCCTACTATCGAATTTGTTTATCAATCTGAAAAGCTGGTCGTGATTATCATTTAAACTCTTGAGAGCGTTACCTGTAATGTTGTTACAATAGTTGGCAGAAAAATTTTCAGAAAATCCTTTGTCTTCAAGAATATACTCCATTAGTTTCAAAAATGTACTTACATCCTTTATGGAGAGAATGCGTAATATTTGAGAAAATGAGAATTCGATACTCCCTTTTTTCCCATCTTTTTCGTCTTCCCATAATTCATTTACATCAAGCCATAAGTGTTTATAATCCTCAAATTTATAACGAAGGACAAATTCTTCTAGCTCTTCATACTTTTGGTTGTCAACAGCCTTCCAATCTGTTTGACCGTTCTCCTTTTTAAATTTTGGATCGTCGGGAATCTCATATTTTGGTCGCCCATTTATTAATTCTTGATCCAACTTTAAAACCAATTCAAACTTGTTGTTTATGAATTTCAGTTTTAAACTTTTATCAAAGGAAATATCTAATCTTTCCAACTCTTTGAAATACCCTTGTGCCGTTTTACATTCTTTATAGCTTCCAGGATCAAAATTTTGGTCAATAAATGGCAAAAGAATTTTGGAATCCTGCTCCCAAAAAGACTTCTTGTTATTGATTTCCCTTACTCCCCAAATATTGTATTTTGTGATGTATTCCGATAGTGTTTCGACAATATTCATCCTGTGATTATCAAATTCTTCAAAAAGAAAATTCCATATTTTTTTTCTAAAATCAGCAATAGGCGGAATATCTGGTATTGAGAAGGTGTACATTGTGAAGGAATTATCTCTATCCAATCCATCCGACTTTTGGAAAGCGGTTTGAAGAAAAGTATTGACTATATGATAAAAAATGCCTCTAAATAGCTTTGGGGTTCTTCCATTGCTGATAGCCTCAAACAGCTTGTCAAATAAAGTCTTCTGTCTAAAAAAACCAAATTGGTAATCGCCTTTGTCAAAGGATAATTCCCCTTTTGTATGATGGACAAATTCTGCTATGTAAGCGGGTTGTTTTTCAAGATATGAAAATGTGAGATCAAGAGCAAAATTAAAGTTGTTTGAAGGGTAAGGAAATTTTAAAAACTGTTTTAATACTCCGAAATAATCTTTATCATCTGCATCCCAAAATACATCATTTTTATCTTTTTCAAATACATAATTTTCTGTGGGGTCTTGTGGTATGTTTGCCACTTGATTCCCAATATGGGCTAAAACTTTTTCCTGATTGAAAATCCAAAATAGAGAAAGGAACTTCAACAATAATAATTCATCATCCTCAAAATATATCCATGCCTGGTCTAAAGACCCTCTTATCTGTTTTTTAATATGCTCAAAACCGAAAGTATTGGTTACAGGATAGACCATATCTCTAAATCTTCTATACTCATTTTCATAGAAATGCGTGATGAGCGTCGAAAAACTCAATATGCCATCACGGATAAATGTTTTATAGAAAAAATAGGTTGCTAAAATCTGGTCTGATATTTTCACCACTTCATTATCGAACAAGTCCACCAACTCCATTTGGTGTAGAATGATAACTTTTTCCCAGAACTCATTTTCGGATAGGCCAAAAGCTGAAAAAATTCCCTCATTATTTCTATACCCTTTTCCAATAGTTTTAAAAAAAGAAATGATCCCCAGAACTTTTAAAAAAGTTATATCCTCTAACTTGCCAATTTCTTTGACCACCTCATCATAATAGCTGTCATAAATTTTAGGAATTTCATTAAATGCGGATAGATTTTGTTTATCTAAAGCTACTTTCGCTGCCATTAATGCTAAACGGGGATTCCCTTGTGCCACTCTAACAATAACATCAGAAAAAATTCTATTAGTTATCTTAAAATCATCTGATTCTAATATTTCTCTAATTTGCGTATCGGATAAAGGGGACACCTTTATTTTGTCATAGATTAGATTTTTTGAAGCGTCTACGATAATGTTTAAAGCATAATCTCTTACCGTAGCCAAAATCTTTACACTTCCTGTTCTTTCTTCTTTTAAAAGGTTGATTAGGAATTCATAGTGTTTTGTAGCTCTATTGGCATCATCAATAAGAAGAATATAGTCTTTTTCTCTTTGCAGATGAACCCTAATATCTTCGTAGATTGGACACCCTTTATTATCTATGCAGATAGGAGTGTATGTAGAATTTGAATTGCAAAACTGGCTGAGAACTTCTAAAGCTAACCTTGATTTACCTACACCCGGATTTCCTTCGATTATTAGCAAGTTACACTTTCCTAAAATGGAAAGTGCTTCATGAATTTCATTCTCCCTGAAATATAGTTTATTACTTAATCCAGTTGCCAGTTTACCTTTTTCATATTCTTTTATAAAGTTCGTTGGAGTAAGAAGCTGTTGGGTATCTATGGGGACACCTAAAATGCTACCCAAATTAGGGTGAAATAGAGCTGCTTTTGTTAATTGGTCAATTCCATGTGCTTCAAATTCAGCTCCATGAGCTGCACATTTTTGACTTAGTTCGTTGTGTTCATCAACTTTCAGTTTTTGGGTAAAACACAGAATTACTTTTTTAACTTGACTATTTTTTATTTTGCTTTTACTTTCATCAAAACAATCGTCAACGTCGCTGGACAACTTCTCAAAGAAACTCTTGGCTTCGCCCAATCTATCTTTTGTAGTGTACTCTACAAAAACATATTCATGATTGTCTATAGGAATGTAGGTGTCGGGAGTGCCTTTCCTTGCTTTCTCTTTGCCGATTACTGAACCAGAGGATGTAAGAAAATCATATCCCTTCCAAAAGAAATAATCATTGCAAAAAACCTGAAATTTTGCTCCATTGATTCCTAATAGGGATTGTTCAATTAGTTGAATTTTTGACATAATTAGTTTTCAATCAAATAAATATACAATAGTATTTATTACATCATATTTAATTCCAATTAAAAATTTCGTGTCAGAATGTCTATATATTGATAAAAAAAAGCACAATACACCTTCGAAAATTTCATTAACTGACTTTTTGACACAACATGTAACACCTGTTGCGCAATAAATTTTCACAAAATTCGGAACAAAGCAGACAATGCCAAATATTACTATTTTTTCTGCGGTAGTGACAACTTCAAACTGTACGCCTATTATTGATTTTAAATTTTCCCAATTTCAACCAATCTCACCTATAATGAACGAACTCATTAATGATGCAATTGAGAGCTAAAGAGTAAGTTTTGCTAACAGTAGGAGAATGAAATACTAGAAAAGAAAAAAACCGCCAAATTACTCGAAAAGGTAACTTACATCTATTAAAGGAGGATCGAAACCCCGTTCCAATTGGGGCAAGGTTATAGAACTTTCTTTATTCTTGGAAAGTGCTACTTCGAGGCTTCTTTCTTTTTTTGCGCCAAATATAACCTTCGAAAAACTATAATCAATAATCAACTTTAATTGAATCTAATAGTTGACTCTAAGATCATACAAGGGGTTCTATTCCATGTTCTCCTGCCTACAAATATTAAAATCTCCCTTTTAAGGGAACTGCATTACATACAATGTCCCTTGCAGTGGTGGATTTCCGACCAAAGTTGACCCATTTGAAGATGAACTAACATAACAATCATCGAACATGTACGAAAATTTCTTTGCTTTTACTTCAATTATGTAAGTGCCTTCAGTTAATATTTTTATTACTGAAAAATTATAGGCATTAACCGAAAATATAACACTAGGACTATTTTGGACAGGAACTCTTCTTCCAGTTCCTTCTTGAACATTATTAATAAATATTGCTACATCAACAAACCCAACTGCTGTATTATCTGAATCGTTTAATTGTATCCCTCCTTCTGTTTGGATAAGTACTTTGTGGGTACTTCCTTGGGGAACAGTAATGATGGTAGTTAATCCAGGTATAAGCGTATAATTTAAAACAGAGTTATTTGCTATTAATGATTCTGAACCTAAACCAAAATTAATAATTGGACTATTCCCTGCGGGTCCCGTTAAACCTTGTGGCCCTGTTAGAGATTCTAAAAAATCAAGTTCTGTTCCTGTATTCCCGGAATTTAACCAAATTTGATAGGCACTTAATCCATCTTGTCCATCAGTTCCTGGCAGACCTTGGGGACCAGGAGTTCCAGAATTCTCAGCATATAGTGCATATGGTACACTCATCAATTGACTCGTACCTGATATTGTGTAATTATTTCCACCTGTAGGATCAGTTTCAGTTTTGATAAAATATGGTCCATTTGCCCAGTCGATCAAATCAAATCCATCTCCTCCTCCAATTTCTAATGACACTAATCCATTGGCATTTGTATTTTGTGTGTGGGTTTCAATGTAAACTACCGGGCCCAAAACCGAACCTTGAATAATACTGATCTGCACTCCTACGGCTGTATTAGTTACAAGGGAATTATTGCTATCCCGAATTACAGCCTGATAACTCATTCTCTGTGGGCTTTGAGCCCAGCCAAACGTGGTAAATGTTAATAAAGCTAAAACAGCAAATATCTCTCTCATTATTCTTAGTTTTTAATGATTTTAAAAATTACCAACTGCTTGCTATTTTCTAGTACTTTTAGAAAATAAGTAGCTGCTACAAGGTTATTTGTAGGGATATTTGTATAAGGCTGAGAAAGTACTTCCCCAAGTAAAAGTTTTCCATTTATATCGAAAAGCTGATATGACAAATTTTCTAAGCTATGATTTTCAATACTCAGTATTAGAAAATCAACTGTTGGGTTGGGGTAAACCTTACATGCAGGAAAAAAAGGTTTAACACCCACCAAACTTGTCACTATAGAAATTTCAAACGGTTGTTGCACACCCAGTATCGCCGAGCCATTTATACCTATATTGGATGTATAAACAATTTGGCCAACTGAATAACTCACTGCCCCCCCTTCACCAAAAGCATCCCTTCCTGTAGTCAAAGTTGCTTCTTGTGCTTGTAAAAATGAGAACCCAAAGGCCAAAAAGAGAAAGGCACAAATTTCAACCTTTATTAGTCTGCCTTTACCATACCTTTTTGAAGCCATTAATGTGAGTAAATTCATCTTCAAATCCTTTTATTGATTCTTTGTGGAACACAAATTTTATTTTATTTCCTTATCGAATTCCAAAGTCAAATACCTTATTATTATTGAAACTGGATGGCGTTGAACTCGCATATAAAAAACAATATTCACCTTGCCTTAATAGCCTGGAAAATGATACCTTAAAAATTCCCTCACCCACTTCAATATAATCAAATGGGATCTTATCCTTTTCCGGAATTCCGGCGGAAAAATTATAAGCATTTGAATTGCCAACAATCATTTCCCTGATACTTCTCTTTTCTGTTAATTTTACTAAAACAAATTCATTCGGAGAAGTAGCTGATGCAAAAAACCAGTTATCAGAATTAAAATTATCGCTGTTTTTAAAATAGAAATAAAACTCTGGACCATTATTATTAATCTGTATATTGCTATTTTCACCAGAAAGGGTGGACTTAACTTTGTTTTTCGCTAATCCATAGGTGGCACGCTGAGCAAGTGCGGTGCCCAATCCCCCTGACTTCGTCCCAGAAATTACCGTCGGATCAACTCTTCTTATTGGATTTATACTATCCTGGGGATTATAATAATAAATACCTACATCCCTCATTGTCAGAGGATCATTATAATCTTTTTCCTTTGCCAAAGCAACCTGGACCTCATTGTCCTTATCGATCATTTTACTGATAACTTCAGCAGGTACACCTTCACTACTCAGCTCAATTAAGCCATCGGTACTAACATCAAAAACACCATAACTTGTTTGGATTTTACTTATGACTACCGAAGGCTCCAAACCTATTTTACAAAGCATAACTACTTTTTCATTTGTTAAGGTGTCAACCCTGGTTTGTCCAGACACATAATGAAAGCTGATGATTGAAATTAAGAGGAAAATTACTTTTTTCATTTTCATACAATTTATTTTGAACTTATATTTAATAAACCAGTCATCTAATGTTATTGCCCGTTTTTCATGAACTTGACATTGCTTTTAGATTCCTCATTGTATCTGTTGCGATATCTTTATTATAATCCTTTACGAGGCCGGCAAGTCTAAACAAGTCAATTAACCACCAAATGAAAAAACCACCACCGGTTAACCAAAATACTATTTGTAATCCCCACTTTCCCAAGTAACCGTAATGCATTGCAAGAATGACTAAAAGGAATAAATATGCAAGTCCAACAGATTTTGATTTCCTTTTATACTCTTCAACAAATTCCTCTTGTCTCTGGGCAGGCATTTTAGCCAATTCATTTTTTACCATTGAAGGCAAATTGCCAGCAATTGAAGCTGGAATGTAAAATTTCTGTTGTTGTTCCATTTTAATATCTTTTAAATTATCTAATTTTCTAGTTGTTTTACTATGTTGTTTTCCTCTTGTTATCGAAAAAATTATGGCTTCTACTCTTTATAATTCCATAATATTTATCCATTGAAGAGTACGTAACAATTATTCTCGTAGTCAGGTTAGCTGAAAGATCATGAGTTTATCCAAACTTTAACAACTTAAAAACCAGCTATATACTTCCAAAACCAATCGAAAAATATGCCTTAATGACTTCAGTAGATTTTTATTTTTGGGCAACCTTTGTTTTTATGAATCCTGTTTTCTTTGACCAAGTCCAACCACTTTTAATGTCAGGTGGAGAATTAGGAGGGATTTCATTAGAATTCTGCTGTAATTGAATCCTTTTTGAAAGGTCTTTATTTAATGATTCTCTAATTTCATTTCCTTTTTTAGCACCATAACTTCCACGACTTTTCTCTATTTTTTCATCGGAGTTTGCATCATGAATAAAATAATCAAATGGAATATCTTTTCCCTGGTCTTTTTCAAAATCTAGTATGAACATCCCATCTGACACATTACTTACCCAGTAATTACCGGCATTTCCCCTAAGGGTAATAAATATTCTCGAATCAGGTTTTACAGAAGCATCTTTCACTTTAACTGAATTACTACCTTTTGAAACAAAAAAACTGCCTCCTCCAGAAGGGTTATTCGAGTTTGTTCTCGGATTGTACCAACCTGGCTCAACTATACAAAGTATTTTCCCGGTACCGATACTGTTAAATTTTTCTAATGCCCGGCCTACAATAAAACAAGGTTTGTCTGCTCTCATCACATAGCCTCGCATTGAGGAGGATGTCAGGTAATCTCCAATTTTTATTGGACCATTTTCCCCGCACACTTTTACTGGAACGCGGCCTGTTAACGATACAGGAACTCCATTTGGGGCATTTAGTGTAATAGTTGGGTTTGACGAGTGAACTCCTAGAATAAAGGGATTATTTTCTTTTTCACAAATTGTATAACTATTGGACTCTTTTGATGAAATCGCAATTAAATCACCTGGCTCGGTTTCTTCTTCAACTATAAAGTACTCTGCAACATCTCCCAATAAGACATTTGATCCAGCAAAAATATTTTTTTCAGCATAAATATTTCCCTCGGAAAACTGGCCTCCAACAATTCCTACACCACGAGCAACAACATTAAAGCCGTATAATTCAAAAGTACTAGATCCCGTTGAAGAACTTTCCATCCCTACAAATCGGAACCGAATCCAATTTCCAAATACCTCGGGAGGGAATTCGGAGTATGCAACTCTAAAAAACCATGTATCATAAATACCATTCCAACAAGCTTGATAATCACTTGAGCTACATGTGGTATCACATCCATAGGCATTATCAGGATATTCACCAAACGTAAAGGAATTTATTTTGGTCCATTCCCCCTCGCCAATTCTATATTCAAGGAATACTCCATCATAATTATTCTGCAAATCACAATAAAAAGTTCCTTCAACCAATAATGTGGAAGAAATTGATGGAGCCCAAACCCAAGGGGAGTAAGCGTAGCTTCGGTTATAACTTCCTTGACTTTGATAATACAATAGCCCTGAATCATTTCCAAAACCATCAACAAACCATTGGGTGTAGGGGTAGTCCCCAGTACCACAATCACTATCTACCGTCCAGGCTTCTGTTCCGCTTAGGTAAGAGAGTTTATAAAGTGGTATATTGGAATAGCTTGGAGAGCTAGATGGTTCAGATGGATTACCTACTTTTAAATAGCCTGAAACCTGTGTATTACCCTCAACATCCAACTTGTCATTGGGATTAATATTTCCGATCCCCACATTTGTCCCGTCATCGAATATTACTGAATTACCAATATTTGTTCCATCAGGGGTAAACTTTGCAACATAGTTTACCTGGCCATCAATTGTTAGAGAGGACAGATATACCGTACCACCGTTGTTCGACAAGGTTAGCGTATTCCCATTGAGTGTAAGCTGTTGAATTTCATTGGTGTTACTTAAATCCCCCTGATTTACAATTGTATTGTCCTCTATTAAAATTCCCTCCCCTGCATTATACTCTACACCTGAATTGGCCGCATTCTGCGCAAATAAAGCATAAGGTACGCTTACCATCTCCGTTATTGGGCCAGGAATACCATTAATTGTAGTCTTTATATATTTCGAACCTGAGGCCCAATCTATTGCAGCAAAATCAATTGGATTATTTTTTCCAATAGTAATATTAAACAGACCTGTTTCAGCTTCTGGGGAAACAGAATGAACTTCACTGAAATCAGGTACGCCGCTACCCATACTATTTGAGAATATCTCAATCAATATTGAGAGTGGCATACTTATCGGATTACCTAACTCATCCCTCATTACTGCCTGATAATTAATTCCTTGAGGTACTTGAGCGCTTAATATGACTATAAAAAAGAAAAATATAAAGACGGAAATAATTGTTCTCATTGTTTAACGATTTTAATAGTTTTTGAAATTAGTCTGTCATCCGATGTTAAAGTCAATATATAAACACCAGTTACCATCCATTGTAGCTTCAGAGGTGAATAGTCAAAAGAACCAGAGCGGAGCTTTTCCCCAAGCATGTTTGTAAATTGAAAGGTTTGAAAACGAGTGAAGTTTGTTTCGATCTTTAGGCTTTGTGATACAGGGTTGGGATATACTCTGATATAATAGTAATCATCAAAATCACTCTCCTCCATATTCACTCCTAAAGCATACCAAGGTTGGATAACACCCGCGGTAAAATAATTATTTAAACCTGGGTTGCCTGTAATGTTTGTAACAACCTCTCCCATTGAAAATTCAATACGATTATTGTCTGAAATTGGAATAATACCACCTGAAGTATTCAATGCTTGCTGGGCTTGTATAAAACATGGCCAGACAAAACAGAAAACAACTATTATCTGTGTTAGGACTACGCAAAAGCTTTTTTTAGTCATCATTTTTATTTTGATTGTTCAAAAGGGAATTTTACTATTTATATGGTGCAAAGCAGTATTACCAATAGACCTGGAAATTAAAAAACATAAGTTGGCTTCGAAACCTTTCAATTTGAAGTTTTTTATGAAATAAAACTTCCCTCAACAGATTGTAGATGTCAAGTTATTTACAACCTCACCAAAGCCACCCTTTAAAAATCAAATTCAATCCAAAATCAGGTTGATTTTCTGCTTGAGCAACACCAATTTTTCTAACAGTCTCCAAGTAATAGGCATGTGCTTCTCTATTATCTTCATAAACTTTTCGATCCCATTGTTCTAATTCGATCATTTTTCCATAGATCTCCTCACTCAATTGATTACCTTCTTCCGCACATTTAGCATCAACAGGAATTAATGCTAATATGGCAGATGCCTCATCGGCACCTGAACGGTTAGGTTGAGCAGACCACCCTGCTCTCGCTTGTTGTACTAAAGTTTTGCAATTCCTTTCAATCGTAGATTTGTAAATCACTTTTGATTTACTAACAGCTTTTTCAAAACATTCTTTACACACTTCAGGCACATTCAAAAGGAGCGAAAGCGCAGCTTCTCCCTGTCCAGTATTTTCAAGCATATCCGCTTTACTTAGAATGAAGTCACAACGACTATTAAAAAAGGAAACAATACCTTGTCTGCCTTTTTTTACAAATTGGGACAAATCGGGAGCATTGACATTAAATGCCCGGATGGCTGAGGTGTATGCTTCTACATCTGAATATCCGAGACCGGTTGTATTTATTGAAGCAGTTGAAAAAACAGTTTTTGTACCGTAATCGGCTATGTATAATGTGGTTTGCAATTTGATTTTAATCATTGCCGGAGCGGTAGAAGTCAATAATTTTTCGATAACCACTGGACGAGCAACTAACAGGAATTGTGGCTGAAAGGGCATCCCACCAAAACCATGTGAATTTGCAATGAGTTGAAGCTGGTTTGACAATATAGGCCTTACTGAAACGGGTATTTCAGTTAATTCTTCTGGAACAATTGGCGTAATTGCTATCCGTTCTGCATCAGAAAGGCTATATTGAGTTTGTTGGGCAGCAATAAAATTGAAAAACAACAACCCAATGGAAAAAAGAAATATCTTTTTATCTATCATGATAATTAATTTTAGAATTATCCAATTTCTAATTACCTCCTAGAATAAGCCAGGCTTCACCAAGCCCACGTGTATTGATCCTGCATGAGAAATTATAAGGTGGTTTTTCCAGTCTTTTTTCAATAATCCTCATAAACCTTCTTGCATCAAGTGCTCTTCCTTTTTCATTGTAAAGTGGAATTCGTGCTTGTTCGACCCGAAGTCTGTTTTCTGTTGCAACAGATAAGTTGTAACGTGCTTTCACACAAAGTTCATCCAGCCAATATTCAATTGTTTCACTTAATTCTTCATCACCAAACTCGGATTCTAAATCTGCTTCTGCTCCTTGGGAAATTCGAAATTCTAGAATCACTTCACGTCCATTTGCCATCAAATCATCAAAATGTCTTTGCAGGTCTGAAGTAAATTCAGTCAGGCGAGTGTAATTGTCTTCTAATAACATTATGTCTAAAGAAGTGTTGGCAGAAGGTCTCCCTAGGACAGGGCAAGTTGCAATTTGTTTATTTGTATAAGCGTCTAGCCCTTTCAGGTTTAAGGAAAGCATCCGTTCAGGACCATTACGCTTAAATTCAAAATCTATGTCGAGAATAATATCAGCCCTTGCAGTACTTTTTACTTTATCAAGTAATGATTGCTTAAGTTCCTGCCCACTTTGATCAGTAACAACATCCTCCTCCATTCTTGTATTTGCAAGATTTTTCAATTCTGCTTCCAGGTCCTTGAGGGGAAATTCTTCTTTTGACATAAAGCCATTAATACTGGTTATTATGGCTCGCATATCACTATCTTCCTGAAAAAGTCGCTTATAATCTGGTATCCTATTGGTTTCACCATAAACCTCAACTTCCTTGAAAAAACCATTTCTGATACAATAAATATCAGAAGGAACCACCATTGCAGTAGGCTTTTTAGCTTGACAAAAGCCACTGGGCATATCCACTAATAAACCCGAAACTATTGTTAGGATTAGAAATAATATTTTTTCTATTCTCATTTTAGTTAAATTTTAAAAACCATCAATAAGTTTTGGTGCCAAACCGTCTTCCTGCATCTTTTGCTTAAGCCGTCGATGGTCTACCACTACAAACACACCAACCTTATATTTTCGCCCTACTTTGATTCTGTTTTCAGGAAGAATACTTCCATCGCCACTAAGGTTTACATAGTGAAGGTAGGTTCCACCTTCCTTAAAAAACTCCTTGAAGTAATCCGGATTTTTTTCCAAACCTTGAGGAACAATTGGTGTATTTGGGCAACCACTTACACCTGCTTTAATACCTTTAAAAAGGGCCTCTTGTACCGCATTTCGTTTAGCTTTCTCAATAGCTTTTTTCAGGGAACTATCATAACCCCATGCTTTTAGCCTTATTGAGCCTTCCATCCCGGCTCCCAGACATTGTGCTTCTGATAATGCTGGAATTTTTCCTGTTCCACAGGATGGGAAAAGCGAAAGGAGAGCAGAGAAAATTAAAAGTGATAATGGAAAAATAAACCGAAGTTTCATTTTGTGGAATTTATTAAGTGTCTTGAAAATCCTTTAAAAAGCGATTCGTACTCCAACTCTATTCGTAATTCCTGCACGGTGTGGATAAATATCGAACCATTTCAATTCGGTTTCCTCCATCTTCCCGCCAATGTCCATATACGCTTTAGTCACAGGAACATCATATTCAAGAGAAAGAAAGGCTTCCATCCAATACGATAATTTCACCCCGCCCTCAGCCCCCAAGGGAAGTAAAAGTGCTGTATGTTTTTCATTTGTTGCTTCGTTTAAGGCCCAATCGTTAGCTATTCCAACAAATATCCCCGCTCTAAAAATTGAAGCAACAGGGTATTCTTTTTTAAGATACAGCCAAATGTGTTGAAACTCTTTATATTTATCTTCATCAAAATTTCCTTCAACCTTTATTGACTCCAGGGTAAACCCAACGCCTGTCCTTAATCCATTTCTAACCTCGCTTCCCCATTTCCTTCCAAGGGTTAAAGAAAGGTTATATTCTAAATTAGCTCCTATATCCCTGATTTCAGAGGTTGAAATTCCCGGAGGGGAGAATAGGCATGCAACAGCGATCCCTTTTTCCGGTTTTTCCTTTAATAACATACCTTCCTCAAGTTTAGCCAAGCCACCTACCCGAATGAATTCACTTGGCTTTGTTCCCTGACTTGAAGTCCTGGTATTATTGGTTACACCGGATTTGGCCCTTACTATTCCTTTTCGCTTGTAAACAATTTTCCCGTCCGCTTTCTCTTTTTTCTC
This sequence is a window from Lewinellaceae bacterium. Protein-coding genes within it:
- a CDS encoding T9SS type A sorting domain-containing protein yields the protein MNLLTLMASKRYGKGRLIKVEICAFLFLAFGFSFLQAQEATLTTGRDAFGEGGAVSYSVGQIVYTSNIGINGSAILGVQQPFEISIVTSLVGVKPFFPACKVYPNPTVDFLILSIENHSLENLSYQLFDINGKLLLGEVLSQPYTNIPTNNLVAATYFLKVLENSKQLVIFKIIKN
- a CDS encoding TM2 domain-containing protein — translated: MPAQRQEEFVEEYKRKSKSVGLAYLFLLVILAMHYGYLGKWGLQIVFWLTGGGFFIWWLIDLFRLAGLVKDYNKDIATDTMRNLKAMSSS
- a CDS encoding T9SS type A sorting domain-containing protein, which translates into the protein MMTKKSFCVVLTQIIVVFCFVWPCFIQAQQALNTSGGIIPISDNNRIEFSMGEVVTNITGNPGLNNYFTAGVIQPWYALGVNMEESDFDDYYYIRVYPNPVSQSLKIETNFTRFQTFQFTNMLGEKLRSGSFDYSPLKLQWMVTGVYILTLTSDDRLISKTIKIVKQ